One genomic window of Polyangium aurulentum includes the following:
- a CDS encoding HAD family hydrolase, producing MSDPSPQKRTRAALFDMDRTLVRKETASLYVRYQRDIGEATLADLAKTLYWVGQYTLGILDAEKVAQKALLPLRGVPEEVLASRCEHWFPRYVEKHVADAGRAAVRKHRQAGDLCAIVTGATRYAAGPLARLLGIEHIVATELEVDGAGRFTGRAAPPLCLGEGKVRRAQGLADKYGFVLEEATFYTDSVSDVPLLERVAEPVVVNPDPRLKRIAERRGWRVERW from the coding sequence ATGAGCGACCCCTCCCCGCAGAAGCGCACGCGCGCGGCGCTGTTCGATATGGACCGGACGCTGGTCCGCAAGGAGACCGCGAGCCTTTACGTGCGCTATCAGCGCGACATCGGCGAGGCGACGCTCGCGGACCTCGCGAAGACGCTCTACTGGGTCGGTCAATACACGCTCGGGATCCTCGACGCGGAGAAGGTCGCGCAGAAGGCACTCCTGCCTTTGCGGGGCGTCCCCGAAGAGGTGCTCGCGTCGCGCTGCGAGCACTGGTTTCCGCGCTACGTCGAGAAGCACGTCGCCGACGCCGGCCGCGCCGCGGTGCGAAAGCACAGGCAAGCGGGCGATCTGTGCGCAATCGTGACCGGCGCGACGCGCTATGCGGCAGGACCGCTCGCGCGGCTGCTCGGCATCGAGCACATCGTGGCGACCGAGCTCGAGGTCGACGGCGCGGGCCGATTCACGGGGCGCGCGGCGCCGCCGCTCTGCCTCGGCGAGGGCAAGGTGCGGCGGGCGCAGGGGCTCGCGGACAAATACGGGTTCGTCCTGGAAGAGGCGACGTTTTACACGGACAGCGTGAGCGACGTGCCCCTGCTCGAGCGCGTGGCGGAGCCGGTGGTGGTGAACCCCGACCCGCGCCTCAAGCGCATTGCAGAGAGGCGCGGGTGGCGGGTGGAGCGGTGGTGA
- a CDS encoding serine/threonine-protein kinase has product MTNHAVLARTLPGPFAPRRDAPMRRGDHVRGSPWTVVRPLGQGGMGEVFEVEHALLGRRAALKILHRDHRGRDDLAARLYDEARMLASVRHDNLVDVLDLGVVEGDGRPYLVMELLSGRDLRSELLRVGAFSVPAAVDIVIDALRGLSVLHEAGIVHRDIKPENLFLCDDGRVKVLDLGVAEILGGEVMFARGGPSLGTPRTMAPEQCEGRPVGPPADLYAMGLVLYELVSGRGPFDNVDGIDALRFAHGQRKPPPPSRIAPQAIPANVEAIILRALEKSPEDRFPSAAAMAAALREARPGAPGPRGGRLSLVHSATIPSASLGHAIAPAAATKAEGFAPGPQLLTRPPSSSPVPPPASTLRPVVASRHACATTREPTSLRAAVSALAIAALALGLALGRLLPHDAPAVASPAAAAR; this is encoded by the coding sequence GTGACAAACCACGCCGTCCTCGCCCGCACCCTGCCCGGGCCCTTCGCTCCCCGCCGTGACGCGCCCATGCGCCGCGGCGACCACGTGCGCGGCAGCCCGTGGACCGTCGTTCGCCCCCTCGGCCAGGGCGGCATGGGCGAGGTCTTCGAGGTCGAGCACGCCCTGCTCGGCCGCCGCGCCGCGCTCAAGATCCTCCACCGCGACCACCGCGGCCGAGACGACCTCGCCGCGCGCCTCTACGACGAGGCGCGCATGCTCGCCTCGGTGCGTCATGACAACCTCGTCGACGTCCTCGATCTCGGCGTCGTCGAGGGAGACGGCCGGCCGTATCTCGTGATGGAGCTGCTCTCGGGCCGCGACCTGCGCAGCGAGCTTTTGCGCGTCGGCGCGTTCTCCGTGCCCGCGGCCGTCGATATCGTGATCGACGCCCTGCGCGGCCTGTCCGTTCTGCACGAGGCGGGCATCGTTCACCGCGATATCAAGCCCGAGAATCTTTTTCTGTGCGACGACGGGCGGGTCAAGGTGCTCGATCTCGGCGTGGCGGAGATCCTCGGCGGGGAGGTCATGTTCGCGCGGGGCGGCCCGTCGCTCGGCACCCCGCGCACCATGGCGCCAGAGCAATGCGAAGGTCGCCCGGTCGGGCCCCCTGCGGACCTGTATGCGATGGGCCTCGTCCTTTACGAGCTGGTCTCGGGCCGCGGACCTTTCGATAATGTCGACGGGATCGACGCCCTTCGCTTCGCCCACGGCCAGCGCAAGCCGCCGCCGCCCTCGCGCATCGCGCCCCAGGCCATTCCGGCGAACGTCGAGGCCATCATCCTGCGCGCGCTCGAGAAATCGCCCGAGGATCGATTCCCCTCGGCCGCCGCCATGGCCGCTGCGCTGCGCGAAGCGCGTCCCGGCGCGCCCGGACCTCGCGGGGGACGCCTTTCGCTCGTGCACAGCGCGACGATCCCCTCGGCCTCGCTCGGACACGCGATTGCGCCCGCGGCGGCGACCAAGGCGGAGGGATTCGCGCCCGGCCCGCAGCTCCTCACGAGGCCTCCTTCCTCATCCCCCGTGCCCCCGCCAGCCTCGACGCTCCGCCCCGTCGTCGCCTCTCGCCACGCGTGCGCCACCACGCGCGAGCCAACCTCACTGCGCGCCGCGGTCTCGGCCCTTGCGATCGCCGCCTTGGCCCTCGGCCTGGCCCTCGGCCGGCTCCTGCCGCACGACGCCCCGGCCGTCGCATCTCCGGCCGCTGCGGCGCGTTGA
- the mrtC gene encoding myxosortase MrtC, whose translation MPPDSSAPVPLGDPPWPAGPDPGAPERAPASPTPPRSLRHTLLAALVTTLVVTVLSYLVPSRHASTAVGLAFLAATWWLVLRHDEDVIRAHGLSLAGLLEPLPLEPKRILREAGQSLLWVLLFVAIIFPPFWLGYRLFWNAHMPFVLRAPREPLNELVGQFFVIALPEEAFFRGYLQSALDARWAPRWRVLGAWIGPGLLVSSAIFAVGHVLTTPSPARLAVFFPALVFGWMRARTGGIGASVVFHALCNIFSATLARGYGLGP comes from the coding sequence GTGCCCCCGGACAGCTCCGCCCCCGTACCCCTCGGCGATCCGCCGTGGCCCGCCGGCCCCGATCCGGGCGCGCCCGAACGAGCCCCCGCATCGCCCACCCCGCCGAGGTCGCTCCGACACACGCTGCTCGCGGCGCTCGTCACGACGCTCGTCGTCACGGTCCTCTCGTACCTCGTGCCCTCGAGGCACGCCTCCACGGCCGTGGGTCTCGCGTTCCTCGCGGCGACCTGGTGGCTCGTGCTGCGCCACGACGAGGACGTGATCCGCGCGCACGGTCTGTCGCTCGCGGGGCTGCTCGAGCCCTTGCCGCTCGAGCCGAAGCGGATCCTGCGCGAGGCGGGCCAATCCTTGCTCTGGGTGCTGCTCTTCGTGGCGATCATCTTTCCGCCGTTCTGGCTCGGCTATCGGCTGTTCTGGAACGCGCACATGCCCTTCGTGCTGCGGGCCCCGCGCGAGCCGCTGAACGAGCTGGTGGGGCAGTTCTTCGTGATCGCTCTGCCCGAGGAGGCGTTCTTCCGCGGCTACTTGCAGAGCGCGCTCGACGCGAGGTGGGCGCCGCGCTGGCGCGTGCTCGGCGCCTGGATCGGCCCGGGTCTGCTCGTTTCGTCGGCGATCTTCGCGGTGGGGCACGTGCTCACCACGCCCTCGCCTGCGCGGCTCGCGGTCTTCTTCCCGGCGCTCGTCTTCGGCTGGATGCGCGCGCGGACTGGGGGGATCGGGGCGAGCGTCGTCTTCCACGCCCTCTGCAACATCTTCTCGGCCACGCTCGCGCGCGGCTATGGTCTCGGCCCATGA
- a CDS encoding circularly permuted type 2 ATP-grasp protein, translating into MASGKEGKVSRARNAAAAARLVKLLGAVAEPGEDDASAKVAAQAAERHAARARRKGKTPRAAASAKPRTYLHDRPTRSRVLNAFLHEIEGEALVGEGVDVADEHTLAPRLIEQARGYLAPLVAAAGSAEVALRIAAESVPITNELAARRFLRWAAGAAGGGALIAIADDYDKHRQRAGAPERDDLLAAAIMAAFAGRIVVYAQRLLGPHVRAEVKKMLEGLTAEGRSRARRQRARAPGTTNPPREVGTVTPRRTGSKGA; encoded by the coding sequence ATGGCCAGCGGCAAAGAAGGAAAGGTCTCCAGGGCGCGCAACGCCGCCGCGGCTGCTCGGCTGGTCAAGCTCCTCGGCGCGGTCGCGGAGCCGGGCGAGGATGACGCGTCGGCGAAGGTGGCGGCCCAGGCGGCGGAGCGACACGCCGCGCGCGCGCGCCGCAAGGGAAAAACCCCTCGGGCCGCGGCCTCGGCGAAGCCGCGAACGTATCTCCACGACAGACCCACGCGCTCTCGGGTGCTCAACGCTTTCCTGCACGAGATCGAGGGCGAAGCGCTCGTGGGCGAGGGCGTGGACGTGGCGGACGAGCACACGCTGGCGCCGCGGTTGATCGAGCAGGCGCGCGGATACCTGGCGCCGCTGGTGGCCGCGGCGGGCTCGGCCGAGGTGGCGCTGCGTATCGCCGCCGAGTCGGTGCCCATCACGAACGAGCTGGCCGCGAGGCGTTTTCTGCGCTGGGCCGCAGGGGCCGCTGGCGGGGGCGCGCTCATCGCCATCGCGGATGACTACGACAAACACAGGCAGCGCGCGGGCGCTCCCGAGCGGGACGACCTGCTCGCCGCCGCGATCATGGCCGCGTTCGCCGGGCGGATTGTCGTCTACGCGCAGCGGCTGCTCGGCCCTCATGTGCGGGCCGAGGTGAAGAAGATGCTCGAAGGGTTGACCGCAGAGGGGCGCTCGCGCGCGCGGCGCCAGCGGGCCCGCGCGCCTGGAACGACGAACCCTCCTCGCGAGGTGGGTACTGTCACGCCTAGGCGAACGGGTTCGAAGGGTGCATGA
- a CDS encoding ATP-dependent helicase produces MAIELNPSQREAVEHDLGPMLVLAGAGSGKTRVVTERIARLLARGVSARSILAMTFTNKAAAEMHERVAKLVGPKAVKDLKVCTFHRFGLDTLGAETRALGLRGSAFAIFDQADATSAVREILRETRTGKNYDIGAILARISAAKNDFLEPEEWMERARNTRGVDEYDEISMLVYPKYLAALRTFQAFDFDDLICELVRLWRRRVDVLEKYQMRYRYLIVDEYQDTNHAQLELVRQLAGGHKNVMVVGDDDQSIYAWRGADVRNILEFEEHFSGAKVVKLQENYRSKKPVLDVANSILARATGKRHRKVLVPTQGDGPRVEVIVAADPDVEASFVANEAQRLIEKEGARPKDIAVLYRSNLQAQAIESALKERTIPLRMLGGQQFFERKEVKDLIAYLKVVLQPDDEMALRRIINYPSRGIGEVAFTKIAAFATAHDHSLWAVVQRAHAVRELPPAALEGCRQLVRIVEGARLLFEQKKPCAEIARSLCEAVGLKEDIMQGSANPQVAARRWGNIEGLLNVFAKRDEKGKGERDDFAAFLRLLALRQDEEDEAVADRVTLTTMHGAKGLEFPYVFVIGLEEGLMPHQRTLTERATDLPLAGSDGDAAVSLDEERRLFYVAVTRARQKLYMSRCKVRGQRGKPVPRTPSRFLMEVPRELYDEREENEPVAPGLEKTRAGAASVLAAIMAELPPGELPMIPRARPRPR; encoded by the coding sequence GTGGCGATAGAGCTCAACCCTTCGCAACGAGAGGCGGTCGAGCACGATCTCGGTCCGATGCTCGTGCTCGCCGGAGCCGGCTCGGGGAAGACCCGCGTGGTCACCGAGCGCATCGCGAGGCTGCTCGCGCGAGGCGTCTCGGCCCGCAGCATCCTCGCCATGACCTTCACCAACAAGGCCGCGGCCGAGATGCACGAGCGCGTCGCGAAGCTCGTCGGTCCGAAGGCCGTCAAGGACCTGAAGGTCTGCACCTTCCACCGCTTCGGCCTCGACACGCTCGGCGCAGAGACGCGCGCGCTCGGCCTTCGCGGCTCGGCGTTCGCCATCTTCGATCAGGCCGACGCGACGAGCGCCGTCCGCGAGATCCTCCGCGAGACGCGCACGGGCAAGAACTACGACATCGGCGCGATCTTGGCGCGCATCTCGGCCGCGAAGAACGACTTCCTCGAGCCCGAGGAGTGGATGGAGCGCGCGCGCAACACCCGCGGCGTCGACGAGTACGACGAGATCTCCATGCTCGTCTACCCGAAGTACCTCGCCGCGCTGCGCACCTTCCAGGCCTTCGACTTCGACGACCTCATCTGCGAGCTGGTGCGCCTGTGGCGCCGCCGCGTCGATGTGCTCGAGAAGTACCAGATGCGCTATCGGTATCTCATCGTCGACGAGTACCAGGACACGAACCACGCGCAGCTCGAGCTGGTTCGACAGCTCGCCGGCGGGCACAAGAACGTGATGGTCGTCGGTGACGACGATCAGTCGATCTACGCGTGGCGCGGCGCGGACGTGCGCAACATCCTCGAGTTCGAGGAGCACTTCTCGGGCGCGAAGGTCGTCAAGCTCCAGGAGAACTACCGCTCGAAGAAGCCGGTCCTCGACGTCGCCAACTCGATCCTCGCGCGCGCCACGGGCAAGCGTCACCGCAAGGTCCTCGTGCCCACGCAGGGCGACGGCCCGCGCGTCGAGGTGATCGTCGCGGCCGATCCGGACGTGGAGGCGAGCTTCGTCGCCAACGAGGCGCAGCGGCTCATCGAGAAGGAGGGCGCGCGGCCGAAGGACATCGCGGTGCTCTACCGCTCGAACCTGCAAGCGCAGGCGATCGAGAGCGCGCTCAAGGAGCGCACCATCCCGCTGCGGATGCTCGGCGGTCAGCAGTTCTTCGAGCGCAAGGAGGTCAAGGACCTCATCGCGTACTTGAAGGTCGTGCTGCAGCCCGACGACGAGATGGCGCTGCGCCGCATCATCAACTATCCGTCGCGCGGCATCGGCGAGGTCGCCTTCACCAAGATCGCCGCGTTCGCGACGGCGCACGATCACTCTCTGTGGGCGGTGGTGCAGCGGGCGCACGCGGTGCGGGAGCTGCCCCCGGCGGCGCTCGAGGGCTGCCGGCAGCTCGTGCGCATCGTCGAGGGCGCGCGCCTGCTCTTCGAGCAGAAGAAGCCGTGCGCGGAGATCGCGCGCAGCCTCTGCGAGGCGGTGGGCCTGAAAGAGGACATCATGCAGGGCTCGGCGAACCCGCAGGTCGCGGCGCGGCGCTGGGGCAACATCGAGGGCCTCTTGAACGTGTTCGCGAAGCGCGACGAGAAGGGCAAGGGCGAGCGCGACGACTTCGCGGCCTTCTTGCGGCTGCTCGCGCTGCGGCAGGACGAAGAGGACGAGGCGGTGGCCGACCGCGTCACGCTCACGACGATGCACGGCGCCAAGGGCCTCGAGTTCCCGTACGTGTTCGTCATCGGGCTCGAGGAGGGGCTGATGCCGCATCAACGCACGCTCACCGAGCGCGCGACGGACCTGCCGCTGGCAGGCAGCGACGGCGATGCGGCGGTGAGCCTCGACGAGGAGCGGCGGCTCTTCTACGTGGCCGTGACGCGCGCGCGCCAGAAGCTCTACATGTCGCGGTGCAAGGTGCGCGGTCAGCGCGGCAAGCCCGTGCCCCGCACGCCGAGCCGGTTCTTGATGGAGGTCCCGCGCGAGCTGTACGACGAGCGCGAGGAGAACGAGCCCGTGGCTCCGGGTCTGGAAAAGACGAGAGCAGGCGCCGCTTCGGTGCTCGCGGCCATCATGGCCGAGCTGCCGCCGGGCGAGCTGCCGATGATCCCGCGCGCGAGGCCGCGGCCGAGGTAG
- a CDS encoding extensin family protein, with amino-acid sequence MVSVHGLRILRSSLFGALALGLGLLHGGTAKAASPFLVVPEPAEAESTPAYRYANMTDDEAFAELDRRQIPYTRVAVAPGVRAPIRLAGRLHGVYIHSSVPLEQRATTMFEILDARLALALDDFAAVLERHDIDEVVHYTMYRPNVAREDHGARDVAQKPRTASARPGPRAAVSTAGQARTRASKVAPKVAEKTPAKAIAPAAPEKAPAKAVAPPVAEKTPAKAAAPAPAKVPAVKLPAAVAPDKSALEMKKPGEGAAPSGKKQKSPAPPAPKPREVVAAEAPAAKGSAPPVVAKPAPAAVKGSAPVVAKPAPAAVKGTAPVEAKPAPAAPKVVVKPAPAEKVAKAPVVPVPRPHPRTTWAPPGTRHPAGLAIDVGLLHKRDGTWLSVESHFHGQIGAQTCGDGAPTPQDPRARELRELVCESQTGGIFTYVLTPNYNAAHVDHYHMEIKPGVHWFLFH; translated from the coding sequence GTGGTGTCGGTTCACGGCTTGCGCATCCTCCGTTCGTCCCTGTTCGGGGCCCTCGCGCTGGGGCTCGGTCTGCTGCATGGCGGCACTGCCAAGGCGGCCTCGCCGTTCCTTGTCGTGCCCGAGCCGGCCGAGGCCGAGAGCACCCCGGCCTATCGGTACGCGAACATGACCGATGACGAGGCGTTCGCGGAGCTCGATCGGCGGCAGATCCCCTACACGCGCGTCGCGGTCGCGCCGGGCGTGCGGGCGCCGATCCGGCTCGCGGGCCGGCTGCATGGCGTGTACATCCACTCGTCGGTGCCGCTCGAGCAGCGCGCGACGACGATGTTCGAGATCCTCGACGCGCGCCTCGCGCTCGCGCTCGACGATTTCGCCGCCGTGCTCGAGCGACACGATATCGACGAGGTCGTGCATTACACGATGTACCGGCCGAACGTTGCGCGCGAGGATCACGGCGCGCGCGACGTGGCGCAGAAGCCGAGGACGGCGTCCGCGCGACCGGGCCCGCGCGCGGCGGTGAGCACGGCGGGGCAGGCACGGACGCGAGCGAGCAAGGTCGCGCCGAAAGTCGCGGAAAAGACGCCAGCCAAGGCCATTGCGCCTGCCGCCCCGGAGAAGGCGCCTGCAAAGGCCGTCGCGCCGCCCGTCGCAGAGAAGACGCCCGCCAAGGCTGCCGCACCGGCTCCGGCGAAGGTGCCGGCGGTGAAGCTCCCTGCGGCGGTCGCGCCCGACAAGAGCGCGCTCGAAATGAAGAAGCCGGGCGAAGGCGCCGCGCCTTCGGGAAAGAAGCAAAAGTCGCCCGCCCCGCCCGCGCCGAAGCCGCGTGAGGTGGTGGCAGCCGAGGCGCCCGCAGCCAAGGGGAGCGCACCGCCGGTGGTGGCCAAGCCTGCGCCGGCCGCGGTGAAGGGAAGCGCCCCGGTGGTGGCCAAGCCTGCTCCGGCCGCGGTGAAGGGGACCGCTCCGGTGGAGGCCAAGCCTGCTCCGGCCGCGCCGAAGGTCGTCGTGAAGCCGGCGCCAGCGGAGAAGGTCGCCAAGGCCCCCGTCGTGCCCGTTCCGCGGCCGCATCCGCGCACGACGTGGGCGCCGCCGGGGACGAGGCATCCGGCGGGGCTCGCGATCGACGTGGGCCTCTTGCACAAGCGCGACGGCACGTGGCTCAGCGTCGAGAGTCATTTCCACGGCCAGATCGGCGCGCAGACCTGCGGCGATGGCGCCCCGACCCCGCAAGACCCCCGCGCGCGCGAGCTGCGCGAGCTTGTGTGCGAATCGCAGACCGGGGGCATCTTCACGTACGTGCTGACGCCCAACTACAACGCCGCGCACGTCGACCATTACCACATGGAAATCAAGCCCGGCGTGCACTGGTTCCTGTTCCACTGA
- a CDS encoding DUF2283 domain-containing protein yields the protein MRHGALEVTTYRGKPVAAYLYLSSASGAKSARTEDAGNGLRVDYDEHGAPLGIEITAPSAVTMAEMNLVLDRIGAGSVSPEDWAVLAAA from the coding sequence ATGAGACACGGCGCTCTCGAGGTGACCACCTACAGGGGCAAACCTGTCGCGGCGTACCTCTACCTCTCCAGCGCCTCCGGCGCGAAGAGCGCGCGCACCGAGGACGCCGGAAACGGGCTGCGCGTCGACTACGACGAGCACGGCGCGCCCCTCGGCATCGAAATCACCGCGCCCTCCGCGGTGACCATGGCCGAAATGAACCTCGTGCTCGACCGCATCGGCGCCGGCTCCGTCTCCCCCGAAGACTGGGCCGTCCTCGCCGCCGCCTGA
- a CDS encoding alpha/beta hydrolase, protein MALNVSARRKRIVGALLLVGLVLAVIFARPAGRHLRAASLLLRFADANATGLVAGFGRHAVDESETTVPTARGDVKARLYTPRALPGAPGVVIVHGIHRLGIDEPRLERFARAISATGLQVLTPEVKEIADYRIDPASIETIGAAATALHQRVGGKGVGVMGMSFAGGLALLAASDPRFAADVAFVVAIGAHHDMGRVLRFFATNQVERPDGTRAPLAAHPYGALVLIYSNVERVVSAEEEPIAKEAIRLWLWEQPEAARERLKELAPATREKVEALFEGKGDVPTLVNEIARDEAAANAVSPRGHLGALRAPVFLLHGAGDTVIPAAETLWLAREVPRELLRASLVSDAIVHVELHGEPSILEQLSLVRFMAEILAAAEAR, encoded by the coding sequence ATGGCTCTGAACGTCTCGGCGCGGAGAAAGCGGATTGTCGGGGCGTTGCTCCTCGTGGGGCTCGTCCTCGCCGTGATCTTCGCGCGGCCTGCGGGGCGGCACCTGCGCGCGGCGTCGCTCCTGCTGCGCTTCGCGGACGCCAATGCCACAGGCCTCGTGGCGGGGTTCGGCAGGCACGCGGTGGACGAGTCGGAGACGACCGTGCCCACCGCGCGCGGCGATGTGAAGGCGCGGCTCTACACGCCGCGCGCGCTGCCCGGGGCGCCGGGGGTCGTGATCGTCCACGGGATTCATCGCCTCGGGATCGACGAGCCGCGCCTCGAGCGCTTCGCGCGCGCCATCTCCGCGACGGGCTTGCAGGTGCTCACGCCCGAGGTGAAAGAGATCGCGGACTATCGCATCGACCCGGCGTCGATCGAGACCATCGGCGCGGCAGCGACGGCCCTGCACCAGCGCGTCGGCGGAAAGGGCGTCGGCGTCATGGGGATGAGCTTCGCGGGCGGGCTCGCGCTGCTCGCGGCGTCGGATCCACGCTTTGCAGCGGACGTCGCGTTCGTGGTCGCCATCGGGGCGCACCACGATATGGGGCGGGTGTTGCGGTTTTTCGCCACGAACCAGGTGGAGCGGCCGGATGGAACCAGGGCCCCGCTCGCGGCGCACCCGTATGGCGCGCTCGTGCTCATCTATTCGAACGTCGAGCGGGTGGTCTCGGCCGAGGAGGAGCCGATCGCGAAGGAAGCGATCCGGCTATGGCTCTGGGAGCAGCCCGAGGCGGCGCGCGAGCGGTTGAAGGAGCTCGCGCCCGCGACGCGCGAGAAGGTCGAGGCGCTGTTCGAGGGCAAGGGCGACGTGCCGACGCTCGTGAACGAGATTGCGCGGGACGAGGCCGCGGCAAACGCGGTTTCTCCGCGAGGGCACCTCGGCGCGCTCAGGGCGCCCGTGTTTCTGCTGCACGGGGCCGGAGATACGGTCATTCCAGCGGCGGAGACGCTGTGGCTCGCGCGCGAGGTGCCGCGGGAGCTGCTGCGAGCGTCGCTCGTGTCGGACGCGATCGTCCACGTCGAGCTGCACGGCGAGCCGTCGATCCTCGAGCAACTTTCGCTCGTGCGATTCATGGCCGAGATCTTGGCTGCCGCCGAGGCGAGGTAA
- a CDS encoding serine/threonine-protein kinase has translation MLRIDMAARARDPLAGTHYRALKPIGTSECSEVYEALGPGGEPMAIKLLHAMHRDSQEAAFRLLQEGRVLAALHHENLVPLREIGVTRDGRPFLAMPLFEGITLRHHLDTRGPLSPARACDLLAGALLGLDLAHRNGIVHRDIKPSNLLLIPTAPFRPVRAMVLDFGIAKVTGSAAHRTAERIILGTPRYLAPEQILGGRVDARTDVYAMGLVLFESITGRGPFDLPATASTTAHMRAHLTDMPLRLADLTRVPASLDRAVARALDKTPARRFASAAAFAAAIRAAFSPESRPGAEAATPSRRTP, from the coding sequence ATGCTGCGCATCGACATGGCCGCGCGTGCTCGAGATCCGCTCGCTGGCACCCATTACCGCGCCTTGAAGCCCATCGGCACGAGCGAATGCTCCGAGGTCTACGAGGCCCTCGGCCCCGGCGGCGAGCCCATGGCCATCAAGCTGCTCCACGCCATGCACAGAGACTCCCAGGAGGCCGCCTTCCGCCTGCTGCAAGAGGGGCGCGTGCTCGCCGCCCTCCACCACGAAAACCTGGTCCCCCTGCGCGAGATCGGCGTCACGCGCGACGGCCGCCCCTTCCTCGCCATGCCGCTTTTCGAGGGAATCACGCTGCGCCACCACCTCGACACGCGCGGACCCCTGTCGCCCGCGCGCGCTTGCGATCTGCTCGCCGGCGCGCTCCTCGGGCTCGATCTCGCCCACCGCAATGGGATCGTCCATCGCGACATCAAGCCGAGCAACCTCCTGCTCATCCCCACCGCGCCCTTTCGCCCCGTCCGCGCCATGGTCCTCGATTTCGGGATCGCCAAGGTCACGGGCTCCGCCGCGCACCGCACGGCCGAGCGCATCATCCTGGGTACGCCGCGTTATCTCGCCCCCGAGCAGATCCTCGGCGGACGCGTCGACGCGCGCACCGACGTCTACGCGATGGGCCTCGTCCTTTTCGAGAGCATCACCGGGCGCGGACCGTTCGATCTGCCCGCCACCGCGAGCACCACCGCGCACATGCGCGCCCACCTCACCGATATGCCCTTGCGCCTCGCCGACCTCACCCGCGTCCCCGCGTCCCTCGACCGCGCCGTCGCCCGCGCGCTCGACAAGACCCCCGCGCGCCGCTTCGCCTCCGCCGCCGCATTCGCCGCCGCCATCCGAGCCGCATTCTCGCCCGAAAGCCGCCCCGGCGCCGAGGCCGCCACGCCCTCGCGGAGGACGCCGTGA
- a CDS encoding DUF4258 domain-containing protein, producing MPKSRASSQTPPPEGATARVPARWPSWWSWDLVLTPHVERRMVDRNFTEVELRRMLEQASSYRPDGVEGRWVIQTKHQRKRWEVIVEPEEIETILIVVTAYPAEARR from the coding sequence ATGCCGAAGTCGAGAGCGTCCAGCCAAACGCCGCCGCCCGAGGGCGCAACGGCGCGGGTTCCGGCGCGCTGGCCGTCCTGGTGGTCCTGGGACCTGGTCTTGACGCCTCATGTCGAGAGGCGCATGGTCGATCGCAACTTCACGGAAGTCGAGCTCCGGCGTATGCTCGAGCAGGCTTCGAGCTACCGGCCCGACGGTGTGGAGGGCCGCTGGGTGATCCAGACGAAGCACCAACGAAAACGATGGGAAGTGATCGTAGAGCCGGAAGAGATCGAGACGATCTTGATCGTGGTGACAGCCTACCCCGCAGAGGCACGACGATGA